A single Drechmeria coniospora strain ARSEF 6962 chromosome 03, whole genome shotgun sequence DNA region contains:
- a CDS encoding LAS1-like protein: MFDHPTFFPSFSKPLLPFFPRAIHRVSSTGPLLHDTPLLSSRRCAGHPLTPRPMVRYVFNSWRDAQELLLVRRQFYGTPSSSSSSSSSSSSPFASSTAVEPPEERRREQQKAVARVSMWMARQHCSHMVESTALLTAAMLSDEQAAAAESDDGWSTYAVRATYAAAFSRFVTGLLDGHQDKLRKQSMYAVAKKIDLPASFVELRHQSTHEQLPSLAKLRSMARKALAWIWDYFWKHLADDAVDPCREAVLRHLRSDDGALDTTAVLGSWPLERVLSTIAALQRTLPGNQVYLRCRELAKEVREARLDDGTAGRGQASGPSGHATEHEHEREPGAEQPSDRGPADVPALHPEVEDDSEAASGWFLYEGPWKPKPIGVV, from the exons ATGTTTGATCATCCCACCTTCTTCCCGTCGTTCTCGAAGCCTCTCCTCCCCTTCTTTCCACGCGCCATCCACCGCGTCTCCTCCACCGGCCCCCTCCTGCACGACACCCCCCTGCTCTCTAGCCGTCGCTGCGCAGGGCACCCACTCACCCCGAGGCCAATGGTTCGATACGTCTTCAACTCTTGGCGGGACGCCCAggagctgctcctcgtccgccgccagTTCTACGGcaccccgtcgtcgtcgtcgtcgtcgtcgtcgtcgtcttcgtcgcctttcgcctcgtcgacggccgtcgagccaCCCGAGGAGCGGCGCCGAGAGCAGCAAAAGGCCGTCGCTCGAGTGTCCATGTGGATGGCCCGCCAGCACTGCTCGCACATGGtggagtcgacggcgctgcTCACGGCCGCCATGCTGAgcgacgagcaggcggcggccgccgagagcGACGATGGCTGGTCGACCTACGCCGTCCGTGCCACGTACGCGGCTGCCTTTAGCAG GTTTGTCACGGGCCTGCTGGATGGCCACCAGGACAAGCTCCGCAAGCAGAGCATGTACGCCGTCGCCAAGAAGATCGACCTGCCCGCGTCCTTTGTCGAGCTGAGGCACCAGTCGACGCACGAGCAGCTGCCCTCGCTCGCGAAGCTGCGGTCCATGGCCAGAAAGGCCCTGGCCTGGATATGGGACTACTTTTGGAAGCacctggccgacgacgccgtcgacccgtGTCGCGAGGCCGTCCTCCGCCACCTGcgctccgacgacggcgccctcgacacGACGGCCGTGCTCGGGAGCTGGCCTCTCGAGCGCGTGCTGAGCACGATCGCCGCCTTGCAGCGCACGCTGCCGGGGAACCAGGTATACCTGAGGTGCCGCGAGCTTGCCAAGGAGGTGCGGGAAGCTCGCCTGGACGACGGGACGGCCGGCCGTGGACAAGCGTCCGGTCCTTCCGGCCACGCAACCGAGCATGAGCACGAGCGCGAACCTGGGGCCGAGCAGCCGTCGGATCGTGGTCCGGCCGACGTGCCGGCGCTGCATCCTGAAGTGGAGGACGACTCCGAGGCCGCCTCGGGCTGGTTCCTCTACGAGGGTCCGTGGAAACCCAAGCCCATCGGCGTTGTCTAA